Proteins found in one Halodesulfovibrio sp. genomic segment:
- the pruA gene encoding L-glutamate gamma-semialdehyde dehydrogenase, with protein MDTQLEAKIVERGKEFFTSISGEAPSIFNKGWWTGKVMDWAMKNEDFKVQLFRFVDVFPYLNTSESLSRHIREYFSGDDHEVPSVLKWGAGKASFGGKLTAKIMEKTIRSNIENMGRQFIVGQNTKEAVKGLAKLRKEGFTFTVDLLGEATVSEEEADAYRDGYLEVLDAIAEEQSKWKAHAGNGGDPSMDWGYTPKVNVSIKPSALYSQAKPVDIEGSVQGIYKRLEPVYRKVIEMGAFLCIDMESLKYREITLELYRRLRSAQEFRHYPHLSIVLQAYLRCTEQDAEQLVQWARTEDLPIAVRLVKGAYWDMESVLAKQNNWDFPVWMHKPESDIAFERVAKILLENHDLVYFACGSHNIRSISATMEMAKAMNVPEERYEFQVLYGMAEPVRKGLLNVAGKVRLYCPYGDIIPGMAYLVRRLLENTANESFLRQSFADGAEVARLMENPQITLERELAARPEPKQKELVDGLPPFKNDAMIDFTIPRCRTAFPAAIKKVRETAGGIIPLFIDGKEVQTDDIIPTTNPADYSEKLADVCQAGTAEIDAALEAAGKAFLTWRDTPAKERAECLLKAAEIARQRQYELSAWQVLEIGKQWDQAFHDVGEGIDFLEYYAREMLRLDKPRRMGRAPGEHNQLFYQPKGVAAVISPWNFPFAIAIGMCSAAIVTGNPVVYKPASISSRVGYNLVEIFREAGLPDGVFNYCPGRSSVMGDYLIEHPKVSMICFTGSMEVGLRIQNKASVVQAGQQQCKRVIAEMGGKNAIIIDDDADLDEAVLHVVYSAFAFQGQKCSACSRVIVLDPIYDRFIERLVAACEDIKIGRAEDPENYMGPLADASCQKTVSEYITLAEQEGTILLKREDIPAEGAYVPLTIVGDIKPEHRIAQEEIFGPVLAVMRAATFDEALDIANGTRFALTGGVFSRSPEHLEQARKEFRVGNLYLNRNNTGALVERQPFGGFKMSGVGSKTGGPDYLLQFLDPRVVTENTMRRGFAPIEEDDDWI; from the coding sequence ATGGATACACAGCTAGAGGCGAAGATTGTTGAGCGTGGCAAAGAGTTCTTCACAAGCATCAGTGGCGAAGCACCATCTATTTTCAATAAGGGATGGTGGACTGGCAAAGTCATGGACTGGGCTATGAAGAACGAAGATTTTAAAGTTCAGCTGTTCCGTTTTGTAGACGTATTTCCGTATCTGAATACTTCGGAGTCGTTATCCCGTCATATTCGAGAATACTTCTCCGGTGATGACCATGAAGTCCCGTCCGTTCTCAAATGGGGTGCAGGCAAAGCCAGCTTTGGTGGTAAACTTACCGCTAAAATTATGGAAAAAACCATCCGCTCCAACATCGAAAACATGGGACGCCAGTTTATTGTCGGTCAAAACACCAAGGAAGCGGTAAAAGGGCTTGCTAAGCTGCGCAAAGAGGGGTTCACCTTTACTGTAGACCTGCTTGGCGAGGCGACTGTCAGCGAAGAAGAAGCAGATGCCTACCGCGACGGCTACCTTGAAGTGCTCGATGCAATCGCAGAAGAACAATCCAAATGGAAAGCGCATGCCGGTAACGGCGGAGATCCTAGCATGGATTGGGGATACACACCAAAAGTGAACGTATCCATTAAACCTTCTGCTCTATATTCTCAGGCAAAGCCTGTTGATATCGAAGGCTCAGTGCAAGGCATCTACAAACGCCTTGAGCCTGTATATCGCAAAGTTATCGAAATGGGTGCATTTCTGTGCATCGATATGGAATCACTCAAATACCGCGAAATCACTCTCGAGCTATACCGCCGTCTGCGCAGCGCTCAAGAATTCCGTCACTACCCGCACCTCTCTATAGTACTGCAAGCATACTTACGCTGCACAGAGCAAGACGCTGAACAGCTTGTTCAGTGGGCGCGAACCGAAGACCTGCCAATCGCAGTGCGTCTGGTAAAAGGTGCATACTGGGACATGGAGTCCGTACTCGCAAAGCAGAACAACTGGGATTTCCCTGTCTGGATGCATAAGCCGGAATCAGACATTGCATTCGAACGCGTTGCAAAAATTTTGCTTGAAAACCACGATCTCGTCTATTTCGCCTGCGGTTCTCACAACATCCGTTCTATTTCCGCCACAATGGAAATGGCAAAAGCCATGAACGTTCCGGAAGAACGGTACGAATTCCAAGTGCTGTACGGTATGGCAGAACCAGTCCGCAAAGGTCTCCTTAATGTTGCTGGCAAAGTCCGCCTGTACTGCCCGTACGGCGATATTATTCCAGGCATGGCATACCTTGTTCGCCGCCTGCTGGAAAATACAGCCAACGAATCTTTCCTCCGTCAGTCTTTTGCAGACGGTGCTGAAGTAGCGCGACTGATGGAAAATCCGCAAATAACCCTCGAACGAGAGCTAGCAGCACGCCCAGAACCTAAACAGAAAGAACTTGTAGACGGTCTGCCACCATTTAAAAATGATGCCATGATCGACTTCACTATTCCTCGTTGCCGTACCGCCTTCCCTGCTGCAATCAAAAAAGTACGCGAAACAGCAGGCGGCATCATTCCTCTGTTTATTGACGGAAAAGAGGTACAGACAGACGATATTATTCCGACAACAAACCCAGCCGACTATTCTGAGAAACTTGCTGATGTATGTCAGGCTGGCACCGCTGAAATTGATGCCGCTCTTGAAGCAGCAGGCAAAGCATTCCTTACATGGCGTGATACGCCAGCTAAAGAACGTGCAGAATGCTTGCTAAAAGCCGCAGAAATAGCACGCCAACGCCAGTATGAACTCTCCGCATGGCAAGTTCTGGAAATCGGTAAACAATGGGATCAGGCTTTCCATGATGTAGGCGAAGGTATCGATTTCCTCGAATACTACGCCCGTGAAATGCTGCGTCTGGACAAACCACGCAGAATGGGTCGTGCTCCGGGTGAACACAATCAGCTCTTCTACCAACCTAAAGGCGTTGCAGCGGTTATCTCACCTTGGAACTTCCCGTTTGCTATCGCCATCGGCATGTGTTCTGCCGCAATCGTCACTGGTAACCCAGTTGTGTACAAACCGGCTTCCATCTCTTCCCGCGTCGGCTACAACCTTGTAGAAATCTTCCGCGAAGCAGGTCTGCCGGACGGTGTATTCAACTACTGCCCAGGTAGAAGCTCCGTTATGGGTGACTACCTTATCGAGCATCCAAAAGTTTCCATGATCTGCTTCACAGGCTCTATGGAAGTAGGTTTACGCATTCAGAACAAAGCATCAGTGGTTCAAGCCGGTCAGCAGCAATGCAAGCGCGTTATCGCAGAAATGGGTGGCAAAAACGCCATCATCATTGATGATGACGCCGACCTCGACGAAGCAGTGCTGCACGTCGTCTACTCTGCCTTTGCATTCCAAGGACAAAAGTGCTCCGCATGTTCGCGTGTTATCGTTCTTGATCCTATTTATGATCGCTTTATCGAACGCCTTGTGGCAGCTTGCGAAGATATTAAAATTGGGCGCGCCGAAGATCCGGAAAACTACATGGGACCTCTGGCAGATGCATCCTGCCAAAAAACTGTATCAGAATACATTACACTCGCAGAGCAGGAAGGAACCATCCTCCTCAAGCGTGAAGATATCCCAGCAGAGGGCGCGTACGTGCCATTAACCATCGTAGGAGATATCAAGCCTGAGCATCGTATCGCTCAAGAAGAAATCTTTGGTCCAGTTCTCGCTGTAATGCGCGCAGCAACCTTTGATGAAGCACTTGATATTGCCAATGGAACCCGATTCGCCCTCACAGGCGGCGTGTTCTCACGTTCACCGGAACACCTCGAACAGGCGCGTAAAGAATTCCGCGTAGGTAACCTGTACCTCAACAGAAACAACACCGGAGCGCTTGTAGAACGCCAGCCATTCGGCGGGTTCAAAATGTCCGGCGTCGGTTCCAAAACTGGTGGCCCTGATTATCTCCTACAATTCCTCGACCCGCGTGTTGTAACAGAAAACACAATGCGCCGTGGCTTTGCGCCAATCGAAGAGGATGACGACTGGATTTAG
- the infA gene encoding translation initiation factor IF-1 has translation MAKEEAIEVDGVVQEALPNAMFKVELSNGHVVLAHISGKMRKFYIRILPGDTVKVELSPYDLTRGRIVYRNK, from the coding sequence ATGGCTAAGGAAGAAGCCATTGAAGTTGATGGCGTCGTGCAGGAAGCACTGCCTAACGCAATGTTTAAAGTAGAGTTAAGCAACGGACATGTCGTTCTTGCTCATATTTCTGGTAAAATGCGTAAGTTCTACATCCGCATTCTGCCTGGAGATACGGTAAAAGTGGAGCTTTCTCCATACGATCTTACCAGGGGGCGGATTGTATACCGCAATAAATAA
- the lgt gene encoding prolipoprotein diacylglyceryl transferase: MLTYPTIDPKVFSIGPLSVHWYGLMYLLGFFTAWLLGKYRASKPTNNWTSEMVDDLVTFCVLGVVLGGRIGYILFYDLSYYLSNPEQLLAIWNGGMSFHGGLMGVIICFCLFARKHNMTLFEVGDFFSPMVPPGLFFGRIGNFINAELWGRTTDAPTGMIFPNAGPLPRHPSQLYEAGLEGALLFIILWVFSAKPRPTRAVSGLFLIFYGIFRFIVEFFREPDPQLGFIAFHWLTMGMLLCVPMVIFGVYLLTLAYKKNEYPTKRK, from the coding sequence ATGCTTACATACCCAACTATAGACCCAAAGGTCTTTTCTATCGGTCCTCTTAGTGTTCACTGGTACGGTCTTATGTACCTTCTCGGATTCTTTACAGCATGGCTGCTCGGTAAGTATCGTGCTTCCAAGCCGACCAACAACTGGACATCCGAAATGGTCGACGACCTTGTAACCTTCTGCGTGCTCGGCGTCGTGCTGGGCGGCAGAATCGGATACATTCTTTTTTACGACTTATCGTACTACCTTTCCAACCCGGAACAACTCCTTGCAATCTGGAACGGCGGCATGTCGTTTCATGGCGGCTTAATGGGTGTCATCATTTGTTTCTGCTTATTTGCACGTAAACATAACATGACGCTGTTTGAAGTAGGTGACTTCTTTTCACCTATGGTTCCTCCGGGATTGTTTTTCGGAAGGATAGGCAACTTTATTAACGCAGAGCTATGGGGCAGAACAACAGATGCACCTACAGGAATGATATTTCCCAACGCAGGCCCATTGCCCCGTCACCCATCGCAGCTATATGAGGCAGGGTTAGAGGGCGCTCTACTGTTCATCATTTTATGGGTATTTTCTGCAAAACCACGTCCTACACGCGCAGTTTCCGGCTTATTCCTCATTTTTTACGGAATATTCCGGTTCATCGTAGAATTTTTCCGTGAGCCAGACCCGCAATTAGGCTTTATCGCTTTTCACTGGCTGACTATGGGCATGCTCTTATGCGTACCAATGGTTATATTTGGTGTGTATCTTCTGACACTTGCGTATAAAAAGAACGAATATCCAACAAAACGCAAATAA
- a CDS encoding helix-turn-helix transcriptional regulator, translating into MKKLLSTKEVAQYLGVNEKMVYTLISEKNLPATKATGKWLFPAHLVEQWIEARTMNFPEQLTAEPVMEKTLIIAGSNDMLVDYAMKIYMQEHEGSYAAFCNLGSLGGIRAVHRGAAHIATSHLMDRDESDYNFSFTENEMQEPPAIVNFSFREQGYIVAKGNPKKITGTKDIASGKITVVNRPSGTGTRLLFDAELAAAGAENTTIPGYENCVGRHIDVGFEIINGNADTGLGIRAVAQALNLDFIPVQWERYDLIIPKAHYFDKNIQNFISLLRDPRIVSYAKKLGGYDLQRSATVIFPGEASAPE; encoded by the coding sequence ATGAAAAAACTGTTATCTACTAAAGAAGTTGCACAATACCTCGGTGTAAACGAAAAGATGGTGTACACACTCATCTCTGAAAAAAATCTTCCAGCTACCAAAGCTACTGGAAAATGGCTGTTTCCTGCCCATCTGGTGGAACAGTGGATTGAAGCCCGCACTATGAATTTTCCAGAACAGCTCACTGCTGAACCTGTCATGGAGAAAACGCTGATTATTGCAGGCAGCAACGATATGCTCGTTGATTATGCTATGAAAATTTACATGCAGGAACATGAAGGCTCCTACGCTGCATTCTGCAATCTTGGCAGTCTCGGCGGAATCCGTGCTGTGCATCGTGGCGCAGCTCACATTGCCACAAGTCACCTTATGGACAGGGATGAAAGCGACTACAACTTTTCCTTCACGGAAAATGAAATGCAAGAGCCACCTGCCATTGTTAATTTCTCCTTCAGAGAACAAGGCTACATTGTTGCCAAGGGAAACCCGAAAAAAATTACCGGCACTAAAGATATCGCCTCCGGCAAGATAACGGTCGTCAACCGCCCTTCCGGTACTGGTACAAGGCTATTGTTTGACGCAGAACTTGCAGCAGCCGGAGCAGAAAACACAACTATCCCCGGTTATGAAAACTGCGTAGGACGTCATATAGACGTCGGCTTCGAGATTATTAACGGCAATGCAGACACAGGACTTGGCATCCGTGCAGTTGCGCAGGCACTTAATCTCGACTTTATCCCTGTACAGTGGGAACGCTACGATCTCATCATTCCTAAGGCACACTACTTTGATAAAAACATTCAGAATTTTATAAGCCTATTGCGCGATCCGCGCATAGTCTCCTATGCAAAAAAGCTCGGCGGGTATGATCTTCAACGCTCTGCTACTGTCATTTTTCCGGGCGAAGCAAGCGCACCGGAATAA
- the der gene encoding ribosome biogenesis GTPase Der: MTSKIALIGRPNVGKSTLFNRLIRSNRAITHDRPGVTRDRMEGFVRRDGEEWTIIDTGGVTLDENQITAAQGPNELRGFEDEILRGVTEAIDECAALCLVVDGRDGLLPFDRRLATYARKTGLPVLLAVNKVDGGELEEEYTAEFHELGFPMIAISGEHGFQMRTFEMMLREMLPNEEEEEFAAPDEYKQLGLKIAMLGRPNAGKSSLINALTKSQRMIVSDVAGTTRDSVDVTYEIDEKLYTFVDTAGIRRRTKITDTVERYSVNSSIKSSTKANVTLLVLDGAEGVTAQDKRLMKLLDERKTPFMVLINKTDLVDPKQMQEVRKQYQHELAYCGHVPVLHVSAHTRMGLKKILPLAEQIWQECAVRIPTSMLNRTLEEVVTKHQPPVVKRVRPKFFYMTQAENLPPTFVFFCNDHERLKEHYIRYLEKAVRKSFKIAHAPIRLKFRSSHSKRSFPKKKKKR; encoded by the coding sequence ATGACTTCTAAAATAGCACTTATCGGACGCCCGAACGTGGGTAAGTCCACTCTTTTTAACAGACTTATACGCAGTAACCGCGCAATCACACATGACCGCCCGGGTGTAACCCGTGACCGCATGGAAGGCTTCGTGCGTCGTGACGGTGAAGAATGGACTATCATTGATACCGGTGGGGTAACTCTGGATGAAAACCAGATTACTGCTGCTCAGGGTCCTAATGAACTTCGTGGGTTCGAAGACGAAATTCTTCGCGGTGTAACAGAAGCGATCGACGAATGTGCGGCGCTTTGCCTTGTTGTAGATGGTCGTGATGGTCTGCTGCCGTTTGATAGACGCCTTGCCACATATGCCCGAAAAACAGGGTTGCCTGTGCTTTTGGCTGTGAACAAGGTTGACGGCGGAGAGCTGGAAGAAGAGTACACAGCTGAATTCCATGAACTTGGTTTTCCAATGATTGCTATTTCCGGCGAACATGGGTTCCAGATGCGAACTTTTGAGATGATGCTCCGTGAGATGCTTCCGAATGAGGAAGAAGAGGAGTTTGCAGCACCGGACGAATACAAGCAGCTCGGTCTTAAAATCGCTATGCTTGGTCGCCCTAATGCTGGGAAATCTTCCCTTATCAATGCGCTCACAAAATCTCAGCGCATGATTGTTTCTGATGTTGCGGGCACAACTCGTGACTCCGTTGACGTTACCTACGAAATTGACGAGAAACTCTACACCTTTGTAGACACCGCAGGTATCCGTAGACGAACAAAAATTACAGATACTGTTGAGCGTTACTCTGTAAACTCATCCATCAAATCAAGTACTAAAGCTAACGTAACATTGCTTGTACTGGATGGTGCAGAAGGCGTTACCGCTCAGGATAAGCGCCTCATGAAGCTGCTTGATGAGCGTAAGACTCCGTTTATGGTGCTTATCAACAAGACAGACCTTGTTGATCCTAAGCAGATGCAGGAAGTACGCAAGCAGTACCAGCATGAACTTGCATATTGTGGACATGTTCCAGTACTGCATGTTTCAGCACATACCCGCATGGGGTTGAAAAAGATTCTGCCGCTGGCTGAACAGATTTGGCAAGAATGCGCTGTGCGTATCCCGACAAGCATGCTTAACCGAACTTTGGAAGAAGTTGTTACCAAGCATCAGCCACCAGTAGTTAAACGTGTGCGTCCGAAGTTCTTTTATATGACGCAGGCAGAAAACCTGCCGCCGACATTTGTATTTTTCTGTAACGACCATGAGCGCTTGAAAGAGCATTACATCAGGTACTTGGAAAAAGCTGTCCGCAAGTCATTCAAAATTGCACATGCACCAATCAGATTGAAGTTTCGCTCAAGTCATTCCAAGCGTTCTTTCCCGAAAAAGAAAAAGAAGCGTTAA